A part of Synchiropus splendidus isolate RoL2022-P1 chromosome 19, RoL_Sspl_1.0, whole genome shotgun sequence genomic DNA contains:
- the kcnj19a gene encoding G protein-activated inward rectifier potassium channel 1 isoform X1, which yields MAALRRKFGEDYQVVNTNRASTFSAPVKKKRQRFVEKNGRCNVQHGNLGGETSRYLSDLFTTLVDLKWRWNLLIFILTYTIAWLVMASMWWIIAYIRGDLNHRNDASYTPCVANVYNFPSAFLFFIETEATIGYGYRYITEKCPEGIILFLFQSLLGSIVDAFLIGCMFIKMSQPKKRAETLMFSQDAVISQRDGKLCLMFRVGNLRNSHMVSAQIRCKLIKSRQTPEGEFLPLDQCELDVGFGTGADQLFLVSPLTICHEINTKSPFFDLSQRSLMNEQFEIVVILEGIVETTGMTCQARTSYTEDEVLWGHRFLPVMSLEEGFFRVDYSQFHSTFEVPTPPHSVKEHEEKNSLPSPMSTPTPALTESHDARRDRVFSVDCINISEDRSRHGGSGGRLPSKLQRMSSSGKEDLQRKVLLLSSQHSEKACSTGDLPLKIQRLSSSTGPEPESRLQLKSLKVGFEPMTQSTGDLYQHSLHPSLSPAPPPLYSPLLSAGRRPEDNLPAKLRKMNR from the exons ATGGCAGCACTTCGGAGGAAATTCGGCGAGGACTACCAGGTGGTGAACACGAACCGGGCCAGCACTTTCTCAGCCCCGGTGAAGAAGAAGCGTCAGCGCTTCGTGGAGAAGAACGGTCGCTGTAACGTCCAACACGGGAACCTGGGCGGCGAGACCAGCAGGTACCTGTCTGACCTCTTCACCACGCTGGTGGACCTCAAGTGGAGATGGAACctgctcatcttcatcctgacTTACACCATCGCCTGGCTGGTGATGGCTTCCATGTGGTGGATCATCGCCTACATCCGCGGGGACCTGAACCACAGAAACGACGCCTCCTACACCCCGTGCGTGGCCAACGTTTACAACTTTCCATCCgcctttctcttcttcatcgAGACCGAAGCCACCATCGGGTACGGGTACCGGTACATCACTGAGAAGTGCCCGGAGggcatcatcctcttcctcttccagtcCCTGCTGGGCTCCATCGTGGACGCGTTCCTCATCGGCTGCATGTTCATCAAGATGTCTCAGCCAAAGAAGCGAGCAGAGACTCTCATGTTCAGCCAGGACGCCGTGATCTCCCAAAGAGACGGGAAACTGTGCCTCATGTTCCGGGTGGGAAACTTGCGCAACAGCCACATGGTGTCTGCGCAGATCCGGTGCAAACTCATCAAG TCCCGACAGACTCCCGAGGGCGAGTTCCTTCCTCTGGACCAGTGTGAGCTGGATGTTGGTTTCGGCACCGGAGCAGATCAGCTCTTCTTGGTCTCCCCTTTGACCATCTGCCACGAGATCAACACCAAAAGTCCATTCTTTGACTTGTCCCAGCGCTCGCTCATGAATGAGCAGTTTGAGATCGTGGTCATCTTGGAGGGCATCGTGGAAACCACTG GTATGACGTGCCAGGCCAGGACGTCGTACACTGAGGACGAGGTTCTGTGGGGACATCGGTTCCTGCCGGTCATGTCCCTGGAGGAGGGCTTCTTCAGAGTGGACTACTCCCAGTTCCACAGCACCTTCGAAGTCCCGACCCCGCCGCACAGCGTCAAAGAGCACGAGGAGAAGAACTCTTTGCCTTCGCCCATGTCCACGCCGACCCCGGCGCTGACCGAGAGCCACGACGCCCGGCGCGACCGCGTCTTCTCCGTGGACTGCATCAACATCTCAGAGGACCGGAGCCGGCACGGCGGCTCGGGCGGCCGGCTGCCCAGCAAGCTTCAGAGAATGAGCTCCTCTGGAAAGGAGGACCTTCAGAGgaaggtgctgctgctgagctcgCAGCACTCGGAGAAGGCCTGCAGCACTGGAGACCTGCCGCTGAAGATCCAGCGCCTCAGCTCCTCGACGGGACCAGAGCCGGAGAGTCGCCTGCAGCTCAAGTCGCTCAAGGTGGGGTTCGAACCCATGACGCAGTCAACCGGGGACCTGTACCAGCACAGCCTACATCCCTCGCTGTCCCCGGCCCCGCCCCCTCTGTACAGCCCGCTGCTGTCAGCTGGACGGAGGCCTGAGGACAACCTGCCCGCCAAGCTGCGAAAGATGAACCGCTGA
- the kcnj19a gene encoding G protein-activated inward rectifier potassium channel 1 isoform X2 translates to MEPAHLHPDLHHRLAGDGFHVVDHRLHPRGPEPQKRRLLHPVRGQRLQLSIRLSLLHRDRSHHRSLLGSIVDAFLIGCMFIKMSQPKKRAETLMFSQDAVISQRDGKLCLMFRVGNLRNSHMVSAQIRCKLIKSRQTPEGEFLPLDQCELDVGFGTGADQLFLVSPLTICHEINTKSPFFDLSQRSLMNEQFEIVVILEGIVETTGMTCQARTSYTEDEVLWGHRFLPVMSLEEGFFRVDYSQFHSTFEVPTPPHSVKEHEEKNSLPSPMSTPTPALTESHDARRDRVFSVDCINISEDRSRHGGSGGRLPSKLQRMSSSGKEDLQRKVLLLSSQHSEKACSTGDLPLKIQRLSSSTGPEPESRLQLKSLKVGFEPMTQSTGDLYQHSLHPSLSPAPPPLYSPLLSAGRRPEDNLPAKLRKMNR, encoded by the exons ATGGAACctgctcatcttcatcctgacTTACACCATCGCCTGGCTGGTGATGGCTTCCATGTGGTGGATCATCGCCTACATCCGCGGGGACCTGAACCACAGAAACGACGCCTCCTACACCCCGTGCGTGGCCAACGTTTACAACTTTCCATCCgcctttctcttcttcatcgAGACCGAAGCCACCATCGG tcCCTGCTGGGCTCCATCGTGGACGCGTTCCTCATCGGCTGCATGTTCATCAAGATGTCTCAGCCAAAGAAGCGAGCAGAGACTCTCATGTTCAGCCAGGACGCCGTGATCTCCCAAAGAGACGGGAAACTGTGCCTCATGTTCCGGGTGGGAAACTTGCGCAACAGCCACATGGTGTCTGCGCAGATCCGGTGCAAACTCATCAAG TCCCGACAGACTCCCGAGGGCGAGTTCCTTCCTCTGGACCAGTGTGAGCTGGATGTTGGTTTCGGCACCGGAGCAGATCAGCTCTTCTTGGTCTCCCCTTTGACCATCTGCCACGAGATCAACACCAAAAGTCCATTCTTTGACTTGTCCCAGCGCTCGCTCATGAATGAGCAGTTTGAGATCGTGGTCATCTTGGAGGGCATCGTGGAAACCACTG GTATGACGTGCCAGGCCAGGACGTCGTACACTGAGGACGAGGTTCTGTGGGGACATCGGTTCCTGCCGGTCATGTCCCTGGAGGAGGGCTTCTTCAGAGTGGACTACTCCCAGTTCCACAGCACCTTCGAAGTCCCGACCCCGCCGCACAGCGTCAAAGAGCACGAGGAGAAGAACTCTTTGCCTTCGCCCATGTCCACGCCGACCCCGGCGCTGACCGAGAGCCACGACGCCCGGCGCGACCGCGTCTTCTCCGTGGACTGCATCAACATCTCAGAGGACCGGAGCCGGCACGGCGGCTCGGGCGGCCGGCTGCCCAGCAAGCTTCAGAGAATGAGCTCCTCTGGAAAGGAGGACCTTCAGAGgaaggtgctgctgctgagctcgCAGCACTCGGAGAAGGCCTGCAGCACTGGAGACCTGCCGCTGAAGATCCAGCGCCTCAGCTCCTCGACGGGACCAGAGCCGGAGAGTCGCCTGCAGCTCAAGTCGCTCAAGGTGGGGTTCGAACCCATGACGCAGTCAACCGGGGACCTGTACCAGCACAGCCTACATCCCTCGCTGTCCCCGGCCCCGCCCCCTCTGTACAGCCCGCTGCTGTCAGCTGGACGGAGGCCTGAGGACAACCTGCCCGCCAAGCTGCGAAAGATGAACCGCTGA